A part of Neodiprion pinetum isolate iyNeoPine1 chromosome 4, iyNeoPine1.2, whole genome shotgun sequence genomic DNA contains:
- the Ca-alpha1T gene encoding ca[2+]-channel protein alpha[[1]] subunit T isoform X2, which translates to MSVHHYPQGYRYRSAAKGSCVNDSVGQDNSDSDVAELSDLEDGEDEDEDEDDEDDEDDEDEDGEDEDDEGNNLPYPGFAPIALRYLDQTTRPRNWCLALITNPWFERISMMVILLNCITLGMYQPCVDDECVTNRCKILQMFDDIIFAFFSLEMTIKIVAMGIYGKGTYLADSWNRLDFFIVAAGALEYCLNVENMSLSAIRTIRVLRPLRAINRIPSMRILVMLLLDTLPMLGNVLLLCFFVFFIFGIVGVQLWEGILRQRCFLRALPNVKYPEYVKMFSFNSSTNLFNNCCQKVSYILPSHSSNLSKYFEYQDQDYICSRPDESGMHSCSNLPPHKIGDLICNNTALPNSNITFISNDSCVNWNFYYTECKGQGNNPFQGTISFDNIGLAWVAIFLVISLEGWTDIMYYVQDAHSFWDWIYFVLLIVIGSFFMINLCLVVIATQFSETKKRELERMRLERARFHSTSTLASSINTSEPTTCYAEIVKYIAHLWRRSKRRLMKKYRLYLYTRQQKREQKLLREQSPSLSRTVAIQMNRSSDKRQHHRRCPYHRPLAEDEEQNGGELAVTSSVRVVLDQSGSLMLAPHASPETSEVEISAIPCHPSLHHPPLSLSTPGDSNIVPTETHNTLASPILPNFRRRSSVMFNDVVLLHGGSANTLPGATAMGERNICSSEKMTQTGDGNVWSTPQSTLQIQTDLEQNEAMTCQELLALSGALSAALPTGQLALDSFLNSLTKGISDRRIVLTDPTQWLSPDADNCSCCEVQNDQPWAEDNDKWQKSQTRKVLKATGSCCVCVIRCIQRWVKKLVVNKYFQQGILVAILINTLSMGIEYHNQPEELTIIVEISNIVFSAVFAVEMLLKMIAEGPFGYISNGFNVFDGVVVVLSVIELCQTYYGEREGNSGLSVLRTFRLLRILKLVRFLPNLRRQLFVMLRTMDNVAIFFSLLILFIFIFSILGMYLFGGKFCMWVDRSRPCTCIEVVSHDPKCRCDRKHFNDILWATVTVFQILTQEDWNVVLFNGMQKTSHWAALYFVALMTFGNYVLFNLLVAILVEGFSSERNERREREQREMARLAAKEAGISSDGDSSRVSQSHSVSDSDTYTQDQKNSWQSVEELRKYKDNCSKDKQNTIWRHPINEPKCNIQKESKMMGIQPPVITHTAATPQDSPNTTLDTGYREFNCRSTNPSLSIESIDRSASQCSIPGLLKPMDNKFATNNLAPNQLSRRISLVAVINPSPTRDSNPSNQRIQRGYSWRLSRPSLRRKKSQCDDDSRQTIVLNNGRNTMRSNSINYGDYTNCNGGYLYGSIRNDTHCDTPNNRNHIANNRSISPNNSTKSRSSSIAHYTTSNMRWIGDLSRQNSLSSYDQMHVQKTPLDENALNSAARTINNLSIEARPLPQIKQLSEEMDSQLDEQAAQSNGNGSISSVEKIKKIFMFFEPKGCLKERDDFSLYLFAPHNRFRELCHWFVGQKWFDNMVLLFIGLNCITLAMERPNIPPNSGERIFLSSANYVFTAVFAAEMFVKVVASGMLYGYDAYFTSGWNIMDGSLVIISIVDLLMSLISESSPKIFGILRVFRLLRSLRPLRVINRAPGLKLVVQTLLSSLRPIGNIVLICCTFFMIFGILGVQLFKGAFYYCEGPDLKNVRNKTDCLADKRNQWVNRKYNFDDLGKALMSLFVLSSRDGWVNIMYTGLDAVGVDQQPVENFSEWRLLYFIAFILLVGFFVLNMFVGVVVENFHRCREEQEKEERVRRAAKRALQMEKKRRKMHEPPYYTNYSKSRLFVHNVVTSKYFDLAIAAVIGLNVVTMAMEFYMMPKALTYALKIFNYFFTAVFILESFMKLLALGLHLYLKDKWNQLDVGIVILSIVGIVLEEVESKIIPINPTIIRVMRVLRIARVLKLLKMAKGIRALLDTVMQALPQVGNLGLLFFLLFFIFAALGVELFGRLECSDDIPCQGLGEHAHFSNFGMAFLTLFRVATGDNWNGIMKDTLRDDCDDATDCVKNCCVSTIIAPIFFVIFVLMAQFVLVNVVVAVLMKHLEESHKQMEDELDMETQLERELAAEQEELLDEEDINDESLNTRPGLSKVRSLPANFTYNPPTEKDSNKDDLSITFNERRGSSCRSNKPFKYRMKRRQTFHTHQRSSLFPIVSTPIHFEVAEVIKPASNLSVPRIISQNHILNFGSTKYLHPPAVSDVAEDKCYLTVNSASHESSQRRPPIKSSSGDANAHLIPKCSSYLLRNSEHLSKHRKSNDSQSSLDASLSCKLPNLLAPNAYGNNLVKNKGETGTKEEKLPLDHDLDVQSVINERRPSKLKCSNVSGKGGFVSKTNSFNHIYAREEIENKAVSNVEHDIRIYVDDTDSQSSERDKVTNGEEGRDCRKRSLGAMSNISLIKKSDTDVVSSSKEDLKNSQTNNSP; encoded by the exons ATGTCGGTGCACCATTACCCTCAAGGGTATCGATATCGTTCCGCCGCAAAAGGCAGCTGTGTCAACGACAGCGTTGGTCAGGATAATTCGGACAGTGACGTTGCCGAGTTGAGTGATCTCGAGGATggggaggacgaggacgaggatgaggacgacgaggacgacgaggacgacgaggacgaggatggcgaggacgaggacgacgagggGAATAATCTACCGTATCCAGGATTCGCTCCGATCGCCTTACGTTATCTGGACCAAACGACACGCCCGCGCAATTGGTGTCTAGCTCTCATCACGAATC catggTTTGAAAGAATAAGCATGATGGTGATCCTTCTAAATTGCATCACTTTGGGGATGTACCAGCCTTGCGTCGACGATGAGTGTGTTACGAATCGCTGCAAAATATTACAA ATGTTTGACGATATCATCTTCGCTTTCTTCTCGTTAGAAATGACGATCAAAATTGTTGCAATGGGGATTTACGGCAAGGGAACTTACTTGGCGGATTCGTGGAACAGATTAGACTTCTTTATAGTAGCAGCTGG AGCCTTAGAATACTGTTTGAACGTTGAAAATATGAGTCTATCCGCAATAAGGACCATAAGGGTACTGAGACCATTGCGTGCGATCAACAGGATACCCA gTATGAGGATACTTGTTATGCTGCTGTTGGACACGCTACCGATGCTCGGAAACGTTCTTCTTCTATgcttttttgtgtttttcatatttggtATTGTAGGCGTTCAATTGTGGGAAGGAATCCTGAGACAACGATGTTTTCTCAGAGCTCTTCCCAATGTTAAATACCCTGAGTACGTAAAAATGTTTTCGTTTAATAGCAGTACAAATTTGTTCAACAATTGCTGTCAAAAAGTTAGTTATATTTTACCATCTCATTCCAGCAACTTATCCAAATACTTTGAATATCAAGATCAGGATTACATATGTTCACGTCCAGATGAAAGTGGTATGCACTCGTGCAGCAATCTTCCACCGCATAAAATTG GGGACCTGATATGCAATAACACAGCCTTACCAAACAGTAATATTACATTTATAAGTAATGATTCTTGTGTGAATTGGAATTTCTATTACACAGAGTGCAAAGGGCAAGGTAACAATCCTTTTCAAGGTACCATATCTTTTGACAACATCGGACTCGCCTGGGTTGCAATTTTTCTC gtaATCAGCCTGGAGGGTTGGACAGACATAATGTATTATGTACAAGATGCACATTCGTTTTGGGATTGGATATACTTTGTCCTACTGATTGTC ATCGGATCATTTTTTATGATCAACCTCTGCTTAGTCGTAATTGCGACACAGTTttcggaaacaaaaaaaagagaactGGAACGTATGAGACTCGAACGTGCCCGCTTTCACTCTACCAGCACACTAGCTTCTTCGATAAATACTTCTGAACCGACTACATGCTATGCAGAGATTGTAAA ATACATTGCCCATTTGTGGCGTAGAAGTAAACGTAGATTAATGAAGAAATATCGACTTTACTTGTATACTAGACAACAGAAACGGGAACAGAAGCTACTGAGGGAGCAAAGCCCGAGTCTCTCGCGCACAGTAGCCATTCAAATGAACAGATCATCTG ATAAAAGACAACATCACAGACGATGTCCGTATCACAGACCGCTGGCTGAAGATGAAGAACAAAATGGTGGTGAATTGGCAGTGACGAGCAGTGTCAGAGTTGTTCTAGATCAAAGTGGTAGTTTAATGCTGGCACCTCATGCGAGTCCAGAAACCTCCGAAGTAGAAATTTCTGCAATTCCCTGTCACCCGAGTCTTCATCATCCTCCTTTATCTTTATCAACTCCTGGTGATAGCAACATTGTTCCAACGGAG ACCCACAACACTCTCGCCAGTCCGATATTACCAAACTTCAGGCGACGAAGTAGCGTCATGTTCAACGATGTTGTACTGCTTCATGGCGGCAGCGCTAATACATTGCCAGGCGCTACAGCCATGGGAGAACGAAATATATGTTCGAGTGAAAAGATGACACAGACGGGAGATGGAAATGTTTGGTCAACACCGCAGTCAACTTTGCAA ATACAAACTGACTTGGAACAAAACGAAGCGATGACCTGCCAAGAACTACTTGCTCTTAGCGGTGCTCTCAGCGCTGCTCTTCCAACCGGTCAATTAGCTCTGGACTCTTTTCTAAATTCATTAACCAAAG GTATATCGGACCGACGTATAGTATTGACCGATCCGACGCAATGGCTAAGCCCTGATGCAGACAACTGTTCTTGTTGCGAAGTACAAAATGATCAACCTTGGGCAGAAGATAATGATAAATGGCAAAAGTCACAGACTAGAAAAGTCCTCAAAGCAACAGGGAGTTGCTGCGTTTGTGTGATTCGATGCATTCAGCGCTGGGTCAAGAAACTTGTGGTGAACAAGTATTTTCAACAGGGTATTCTTGTGGCTATTTTGATAAATACCCTCAGTATGGGCATTGAATACCATAATCAG CCAGAGGAATTGACGATAATTGTGGAAATAAGTAACATAGTATTTTCTGCTGTTTTTGCCGTTGAAATGCTGTTAAAAATGATAGCAGAAGGACCTTTCGGATATATCAGTAACGGATTTAATGTATTTGATGGTGTCGTTGTTGTACTAAG TGTTATAGAGCTCTGTCAAACCTATTATGGGGAGCGCGAAGGAAACTCCGGCTTGAGTGTCCTTCGCACATTCCGCCTCCTGCGCATTTTGAAGCTTGTGCGCTTCTTGCCCAATCTTCGCCGGCAGCTGTTCGTCATGCTCAGGACGATGGATAAcgttgcgatatttttttcccttttaaTCCTTTTCATCTTTATATTCAG CATCCTAGGGATGTACCTGTTCGGGGGTAAGTTTTGCATGTGGGTGGACCGGAGTCGGCCCTGCACCTGTATCGAAGTGGTCTCGCACGACCCAAAGTGTCGCTGTGATCGCAAACACTTCAACGACATCCTCTGGGCCACTGTTACCGTTTTCCAG ATACTTACCCAAGAAGATTGGAACGTAGTGTTGTTCAACGGAATGCAGAAAACCTCTCACTGGGCAGCATTGTACTTTGTAGCGTTGATGACATTTGGTAACTACGTTCTGTTTAATCTTTTGGTCGCGATTCTGGTCGAAGGCTTTTCTTCCgag AGAAATGAACGGCGGGAGAGAGAACAACGAGAAATGGCACGGCTGGCTGCAAAGGAAGCTGGAATCAGCAGTGACGGAGATTCATCGAGGGTTTCTCAATCACATTCAGTATCTGACAGTGATACTTACACACAG gaTCAAAAGAACTCTTGGCAAAGTGTAGAGGAATTACGAAAGTACAAAGACAACTGCAGCAAGGACAAGCAGAATACGATATGGAGACATCCGATAAATGAGCCTAAATGTAATATccaaaaagaaagtaaaatgatgggcaTACAGCCGCCTGTAATTACCCATACAGCTGCTACTCCTCAAGACTCTCCTAATACAACGCTAGATACTGGATACAGAGAGTTTAATTGCCGCTCCACGAATCCAAGTCTTTCAATTGAATCAATCGATCGATCCGCT AGTCAATGCAGCATACCTGGCTTACTTAAGCCAATGGATAACAAATTTGCTACTAACAATCTGGCTCCAAATCAACTTTCAAGGCGGATCAGTCTTGTGGCCGTTATTAATCCGTCGCCGACTCGGGATTCGAATCCAAG CAATCAACGAATACAAAGAGGGTATTCTTGGCGATTGTCTCGACCATCCCTGAGACGTAAGAAAAGTCAGTGCGATGACGATAGTCGACAGACTATTGTTCTTAATAATGGACGTAACACCATGCGATCAAATTCTAT AAATTATGGAGACTATACTAATTGCAATGGAGGCTACCTTTATGGGTCGATAAGAAATGATACGCACTGCGATACACCAAATAATCGGAACCATATTGCTAACAATCGCAGTATTAGTCCAAATAATTCTACCAAAAGTCGTAGCTCTTCGATTGCGCATTATACAACTTCAAAT ATGAGGTGGATCGGTGATTTATCTCGCCAGAATTCATTGAGCAGTTATGACCAGATGCATGTTCAAAAAACGCCGTTAGATGAAAATGCATTAAATTCAGCTGCTAGAACCATAAACAATTTATCCATCGAAGCTAGACCTTTACCACAGATCAAACAACTTTCCGAAGAAATGGACTCTCAACTCGACGAACAAGCTGCACAATCTAATGGCAATGGCAGCATATCTAgtgttgagaaaataaaaaaaatattcatgttCTTTGAACCGAAGGGATGTCTGAAAGAAAGAGACGATTTCTCTTTATATCTTTTCGCACCACATAATAG GTTTCGAGAGCTCTGCCACTGGTTTGTAGGACAGAAATGGTTCGATAACATGGTCCTCCTTTTCATAGGATTAAATTGTATAACATTAGCAATGGAAAGACCGAACATACCTCCCAACAGTGGCGAGCGGATCTTTTTATCTTCGGCCAATTACGTTTTTACAGCTGTCTTTGCAGCAGAGATGTTTGTGAAG GTCGTAGCATCTGGTATGCTGTATGGATATGATGCTTACTTCACATCGGGCTGGAATATCATGGATGGTTCACTGGTTATAATATCCATAGTAGATCTACTAATGTCTTTGATATCTGAAAGCAGTCCGAAGATCTTTGGCATTTTGAGG GTATTTCGATTACTGAGATCCTTGAGGCCTCTCCGAGTAATAAATCGAGCTCCAGGATTAAAATTAGTAGTTCAAACGTTATTATCATCGTTGAGACCTATCGGAAACATCGTGCTAATATGCTGCACGTTCTTCATGATATTTGGTATATTAGGCGTACAACTCTTCAAGGGCGCATTTTACTATTGTGAAGgaccagatttgaaaaatgttcgcAATAAGACAGATTGTCTAGCCGACAAACGAAACCAATGGGTCAATCGTAAATACAATTTTGATGATCTCGGAAAAGCGCTAATGTCACTTTTCGTATTATCTTCCCGTGATGGATGGgttaatataatgtataccgGCCTGGATGCCGTTGGTGTTGATCAACAA CCTGTAGAGAACTTTTCTGAATGGAGGTTACTCTACTTCAttgcatttattttattagttGGTTTCTTTGTGCTGAATATGTTCGTTGGGGTAGTCGTTGAGAATTTTCACAGATGTCGGGAGgaacaagaaaaagaagagcGTGTTAGGAGAGCTGCGAAGAGAGCTCTTCAAATGGAGAAGAAAAGACGCA aaatgCACGAGCCTCCATATTAcacaaattattcaaagtcTCGACTATTCGTTCACAATGTTGTCACTTCAAAGTATTTCGATTTGGCGATAGCAGCTGTAATTGGTCTTAATGTCGTAACTATGGCAATGGAATTCTATATGATGCCCAAAGCTCTGACTTACgccttgaaaatattcaactactTCTTCACCGCCGTTTTCATCCTCGAATCATTCATGAAACTCTTAGCTCTCGGACTGCACTTGTATTTGAAAGACAA GTGGAATCAGCTGGATGTTGGGATAGTCATACTGTCGATAGTCGGAATAGTTCTTGAAGAAGTGGAGTCCAAAATAATACCGATAAATCCAACTATAATTCGTGTGATGCGAGTACTGCGAATTGCAAGAG TTCTGAAACTTCTTAAAATGGCAAAGGGTATACGTGCCCTCCTGGACACAGTTATGCAAGCATTGCCCCAAGTCGGAAATCTAggcttactttttttccttctgtttttcatatttgcaGCATTGGGAGTTGAGCTTTTTGGTCGATTAG AATGCAGTGATGACATACCTTGCCAAGGATTGGGCGAACACGCCCACTTCAGCAATTTCGGAATGGCTTTTCTCACTCTCTTCAGGGTAGCAACTGGCGACAATTGGAATGGCATTATGAAAGACACTCTTAGGGATGATTGTGACGATGCAACAGATTGCGTTAAGAATTGTTGCGTCAGCACAATTATTGCACcaatatttttcgttatttttgttCTCATGGCACAGTTCGTTCTTGTAAATGTCGTTGTTGCTGTATTAATGAAGCATTTAGAAGAGAGTCACAAACAG ATGGAAGATGAGCTCGATATGGAAACTCAACTAGAAAGAGAATTAGCTGCCGAGCAAGAAGAGCTATTGGACGAGGAAGACATAAACGATGAAAGTTTGAACACCAGGCCAGGGTTATCTAAAGTTCGCTCACTGCCTGCTAATTTCACGTACAACCCGCCCACTGAAAAGGACAGTAATAAAGACG ACTTATCGATAACTTTCAATGAACGAAGAGGATCAAGCTGTCGCTCCAACAAACCATTTAAGTATAGAATGAAACGCAGGCAGACGTTCCATACCCATCAGCGAAGTTCACTATTCCCAATCGTGTCTACGCCAATACACTTTGAGGTCGCCGAGGTGATAAAGCCTGCGAGCAATCTCAGCGTCCCACGCATCATATCACAGAATCATATTTTAAACTTTGGTAGCACAAAGTACCTTCATCCACCCGCTGTATCTGATGTGGCTGAAGACAAGTGCTACCTTACAGTTAATAGTGCATCGCACGAATCCTCCCAGAGGAGGCCACCTATCAAATCTAGTTCCGGAGACGCAAATGCTCATCTCATACCTAAGTGTTCTAGTTACCTTTTACGTAATAGCGAGCATCTTTCGAAGCACAGAAAATCGAATGATTCGCAATCTTCTCTAGATGCAAGTCTAAGCTGCAAGTTGCCAAATCTGTTAGCACCAAACGCGTATGGTAATAATTTAGTAAAAAATAAGGGAGAAACGGGTACGAAAGAGGAAAAACTGCCTCTGGATCACGATTTGGATGTACAGTCTGTAATAAATGAGAGGAGGCCGTCCAAATTGAAATGTAGTAATGTGAGTGGTAAAGGAGGGTTTGTATCAAAGACCAACAGTTTCAATCACATTTATGCGAGGGAAGAGATCGAGAACAAAGCTGTTTCCAATGTCGAACACGATATTAGGATTTACGTTGACGATACCGATTCACAAAGCAGCGAAAGGGATAAAGTGACGAATGGGGAAGAGGGCAGAGATTGTAGAAAAAGATCGTTAGGAGCAATGTCGAATATTtctctgataaaaaaaagtgatacaGACGTTGTTTCAAGCTCCAAAGAAGAtctgaaaaattcacagacCAATAATAGTCCATAA